A genomic window from Meleagris gallopavo isolate NT-WF06-2002-E0010 breed Aviagen turkey brand Nicholas breeding stock chromosome 30, Turkey_5.1, whole genome shotgun sequence includes:
- the CTXN1 gene encoding cortexin-1 isoform X1 — MQALPRILLCSEVPIAVPEVCPAGLWRRRACGPGSTAVGQRRERQSPAVPQVKPFRLSLELRANKVPPWLLDCIHDTVQLNPASLIIVLIFQFHSWNRSALQPKKAGSWRSLLSDVAVGRQSSAFPATAMLVHPHSWSELLVCTGENPELLGSA, encoded by the exons ATGCAAGCCCTGCCAAGAATTCTGCTGTGCAGTGAGGTTCCTATCGCAGTGCCAGAGGTGTGCCCAGCAGGGCTCTGGAGGAGAAGGGCCTGTGGGCCTGGAagcacagctgtggggcagcgGAGGGAGAGACAAAGTCCGGCAGTGCCGCAAGTAAAGCCTTTCCGTCTCTCTCTGGAGCTG cGTGCGAACAAAGTCCCTCCCTGGCTGTTGGACTGCATCCATGACACAGTGCAATTAAACCCCGCTTCACTCATAATAGTGCTCATCTTCCAGTTCCATTCTTGGAATAGGTCAGCACTTCAG CCCAAGAAAGCTGGATCCTGGAGATCTCTGCTCAGTGATGTGGCTGTTGGGAGGcagtcttctgcttttcctgcaaCAGCAATGCTAGTGCACCCACACAGCTGGAGTGAG ctcTTGGTCTGCACAGGAGAGAATCCTGAGCTTCTTGGCTCAGCTTAG
- the CTXN1 gene encoding cortexin-1 isoform X2: MNDASTMDYELLSPSLVEHPASTAGMDAEQKTVFAFVIFLLVFLVMLMVRCFRILLDPYSRMPASSWTDHKEGLERGQFDYALV; this comes from the coding sequence ATGAATGATGCATCGACGATGGATTATGAACTGCTGTCCCCGTCCTTGGTTGAGCACCCGGCCAGCACTGCGGGCATGGATGCCGAGCAGAAAACCGTCTTTGCCTTTGTCATCTTCCTCCTCGTCTTCTTGGTGATGCTGATGGTGCGCTGCTTTCGCATCCTGCTGGACCCCTACAGCCGCATGCCTGCCTCCTCCTGGACTGACCACAAGGAGGGGTTGGAGAGGGGCCAGTTTGACTACGCCTTGGTGTAG